Proteins encoded in a region of the Candidatus Alcyoniella australis genome:
- a CDS encoding gamma-glutamylcyclotransferase family protein: MRGERHVFVCGALQNPEKLGALLGRSPAFAPAVVKGYQRGSETIGGVDVAFMLPSTDPVAVLTGVVWLDLSEQDIELIEGLELAGDLRKRIVIEAVCGELRLKAFTYVKA; encoded by the coding sequence TTGCGGGGCGAACGCCACGTTTTCGTCTGCGGTGCATTGCAAAACCCGGAAAAGCTCGGCGCGCTGTTGGGCCGATCCCCGGCATTCGCGCCCGCCGTTGTTAAGGGCTATCAGCGCGGCAGCGAAACGATCGGCGGCGTTGACGTGGCGTTCATGCTGCCCTCGACCGATCCCGTGGCCGTGCTCACCGGCGTGGTCTGGCTCGATCTGTCCGAGCAAGACATTGAGCTGATCGAGGGCCTGGAACTGGCCGGAGATCTGCGGAAACGGATCGTGATCGAAGCTGTCTGCGGCGAGCTGCGGCTCAAGGCGTTTACCTACGTCAAAGCCTGA